From a single Lolium rigidum isolate FL_2022 chromosome 7, APGP_CSIRO_Lrig_0.1, whole genome shotgun sequence genomic region:
- the LOC124671466 gene encoding xyloglucan galactosyltransferase XLT2-like → MPESPTSPAKPPSPPGSPVNAATPYAASVLLRAAVVLLAFLALQLVLFKSLLKFPSTRFLPAPGRCNSTWANGPVEAGACKAGLIYVYDLPPEFNHELVGDCKRLWPWYSFCPYLSNGGLGRPCSTVPAFSGVVPNASLPNWYNTDQFPLEIIIHRRILAHRCRTTDPSLATVLYVPFYAGLDVGSHLWGLNATVADRDRAGTRLLRWLTNQTSFQKSGGWDHFMTLGRITWDFRRYSDDGWGSNFVLMPGMGNVTRLVIESDRQDPMDVGVPYPTGFHPRTAADVRAWQRHVLSRNRTNLFGFAGAPRYGFRNDFRDVLLDECEDAGHAYCRSVDCRGQRCNNDTAALTKLFLDSKFCLQPRGDSYTRRSLFDCMVAGAVPVLFWRRTAYDQYRWFLPAGQRGKEGEWSVFMDRRALSAGNVSVLEFLQGFSEQRVRRMRERVVEMIPRLVYSSSPHGLGDGMADAFEVALDGVFKRFRRRRWSSEREGPPPGPSVAVRVNGTSLAPPTSNGRNRSVIRRRRRRHVSRDRSRRVVSSHIRSVISQGPASGRQNVQTS, encoded by the exons GTGCTCTTCAAGTCCCTGCTGAAATTCCCCAGCACACGGTTCCTCCCGGCCCCGGGACGCTGCAACAGCACCTGGGCCAACGGCCCGGTCGAAGCCGGCGCGTGCAAGGCCGGCTTGATCTACGTCTACGACCTACCGCCGGAGTTCAACCACGAACTCGTCGGCGACTGCAAACGTCTCTGGCCGTGGTACTCCTTCTGCCCGTACCTATCCAACGGCGGCCTGGGCCGTCCGTGCTCCACGGTGCCGGCCTTCTCTGGCGTGGTGCCGAACGCGTCGCTGCCCAACTGGTACAACACCGACCAGTTCCCTCTCGAGATCATCATCCACCGCCGCATCCTTGCCCACCGGTGCCGCACCACCGACCCGTCGCTCGCCACCGTGCTCTACGTGCCGTTCTACGCCGGCCTAGACGTGGGCAGTCACCTGTGGGGTCTCAACGCCACCGTCGCGGACCGCGACCGCGCCGGCACGCGGCTCCTCCGGTGGCTCACGAACCAGACCTCGTTCCAGAAGTCCGGCGGGTGGGACCACTTCATGACGCTCGGGCGCATCACGTGGGACTTCCGCCGGTATAGCGACGACGGGTGGGGCTCCAACTTCGTGCTCATGCCCGGAATGGGCAATGTCACCCGCCTCGTCATCGAGAGCGACCGGCAGGATCCCATGGACGTCGGCGTCCCGTACCCGACAGGCTTCCATCCGCGCACCGCCGCCGACGTGCGCGCGTGGCAGCGTCACGTGCTGTCCCGCAACCGCACCAACCTCTTCGGGTTCGCCGGCGCGCCGCGCTACGGGTTCAGGAACGACTTCAGGGACGTGCTGCTGGATGAGTGCGAGGACGCCGGGCACGCGTACTGCCGCTCAGTGGACTGCCGCGGCCAGAGGTGCAACAACGACACCGCGGCGCTAACGAAGCTTTTCCTGGACTCCAAGTTCTGCCTGCAGCCGCGCGGTGACAGCTACACGCGGCGGTCGCTGTTCGACTGTATGGTGGCCGGGGCCGTGCCGGTGCTGTTCTGGCGGAGGACGGCGTACGACCAGTACCGGTGGTTCCTGCCGGCGGGGCAGCGAGGGAAGGAGGGGGAGTGGTCGGTGTTCATGGACCGGCGGGCGCTGAGCGCGGGCAACGTGAGCGTGCTGGAGTTTCTGCAGGGGTTCAGCGAGCAGCGGGTGCGGCGGATGCGGGAGCGCGTCGTGGAGATGATTCCGAGGCTGGTGTACAGTTCGTCGCCTCACGGGCTCGGCGACGGCATGGCGGACGCGTTCGAGGTGGCGCTGGATGGCGTGTTCAAGCGGTTCCGCCGGCGCCGGTGGAGCAGTGAGCGTGAAG GTCCCCCACCTGGCCCTTCCGTCGCGGTGCGTGTCAACGGTACATCGTTGGCGCCTCCTACTTCTAACGGCAGAAATAGGTCGGTGATCCGTCGCAGGCGTCGCCGGCACGTCTCACGGGATAGATCGAGGCGAGTGGTTTCGTCGCATATAAGAAGCGTAATCTCCCAAGGACCGGCATCAGGACGCCAAAATGTGCAGACATCTTGA